One window from the genome of Schistocerca piceifrons isolate TAMUIC-IGC-003096 chromosome 8, iqSchPice1.1, whole genome shotgun sequence encodes:
- the LOC124711383 gene encoding cuticle protein 9.5-like, with translation MNSLAVIALALVAAAAATSVPASTSLVRDAAVVSPYVGSYVAPVVPSTVVASGVVPAAGVKTVDGKTVPYPYTYQSVYPAGVYPAGVYPAGIYGAGIYGAGYPAIVPHVY, from the coding sequence TTGGCCGTGATCGCCCTGgccctggtcgccgccgccgccgccaccagcgTGCCCGCCAGCACCAGCCTGGTGCGCGACGCCGCCGTCGTGTCGCCCTACGTCGGCTCCTACGTGGCGCCGGTGGTGCCGTCCACAGTGGTCGCCAGCGGCGTCGTGCCCGCCGCCGGCGTCAAGACCGTCGACGGGAAGACCGTGCCCTACCCCTACACCTACCAGAGCGTCTACCCCGCCGGAGTCTACCCAGCCGGAGTCTACCCCGCCGGCATCTACGGCGCCGGCATCTACGGCGCCGGCTACCCGGCCATCGTCCCCCACGTCTACTAG